One Aneurinibacillus migulanus genomic region harbors:
- a CDS encoding PfkB family carbohydrate kinase, with product MGTVITLGEMLIDFVPEANGQALEEVPSFKKAPGGAPANVAAAVARLGGTSRFLGKVGADPFGDFLIGTLANTGVDTGRIYRTDEAKTALAFVSLKEDGERDFLFYREPSADMLLTEVEITEEVLAGGVIFHYGSISLIAEPARSATVKAARLARERGMLVSYDPNLRLPLWPGGAPAAKEAIREHVPLADIVKVSEEELTFLTGETDIIAGASWFFAQGIRLLLVTLGKEGCAYVRPNDTVKRLPGFTVRAVDATGAGDGFVGGFLHRIAEAGIRPEALAKLPNGELENMLHFANAVGALTTMKRGAISALPSMDEVKELMKH from the coding sequence ATGGGTACCGTCATTACGCTCGGGGAGATGCTAATCGATTTTGTACCGGAGGCAAACGGGCAGGCGCTTGAGGAAGTGCCATCGTTTAAGAAAGCGCCAGGCGGTGCGCCTGCTAATGTGGCTGCCGCCGTTGCCCGCTTAGGCGGAACCTCCCGCTTTCTCGGGAAAGTGGGAGCCGATCCGTTCGGTGATTTTCTCATCGGCACGCTGGCGAATACAGGTGTGGATACAGGAAGAATATATCGAACGGATGAAGCGAAGACGGCGCTTGCATTTGTATCCTTGAAAGAAGACGGTGAGCGCGACTTTCTTTTCTATCGGGAGCCTTCGGCGGACATGCTGCTTACAGAGGTGGAAATTACAGAGGAAGTACTAGCTGGGGGCGTGATTTTCCATTACGGATCGATTTCGTTGATTGCGGAACCGGCACGGAGCGCGACGGTAAAAGCGGCCCGGCTGGCGCGAGAAAGAGGGATGCTTGTAAGCTATGACCCAAACTTGCGTTTGCCCTTATGGCCGGGAGGTGCGCCAGCGGCTAAGGAAGCGATTCGGGAACATGTACCGCTTGCGGATATTGTGAAAGTAAGCGAGGAAGAATTAACATTTTTGACCGGAGAGACTGATATTATCGCCGGTGCCTCCTGGTTTTTCGCCCAGGGCATACGCTTATTGCTCGTTACATTAGGTAAGGAAGGTTGTGCTTACGTACGACCGAACGATACAGTGAAGCGGCTTCCCGGCTTTACAGTGCGAGCGGTGGATGCTACCGGTGCCGGAGACGGCTTTGTCGGAGGCTTTCTGCATCGAATCGCTGAAGCAGGCATAAGGCCTGAAGCACTGGCAAAGCTACCGAATGGCGAATTGGAGAATATGTTACATTTCGCAAATGCGGTTGGTGCGTTGACCACGATGAAGCGTGGCGCGATTTCGGCGTTGCCTTCGATGGATGAAGTAAAGGAACTGATGAAACACTAG
- a CDS encoding glycoside hydrolase family 2 protein — MHQEWSLRGVWQCLPDKENILENGIENKIVYAPEIHPWKEIVVPSHWQKAGFEQHQGAMWYRRTFLAPNKQENLGYHLHFGGVDYFSEVWLNGMYLGAHEGDFDPFAFSVTGFLRFGKENELIVKVVSAIDKKPERKEIAKGGLYHWDCLPVRQEGLSDCPEVPSAASAHYPNPLLNPGGIWQDVTLVAKPVVHIERLRITPHLRDEYTKANIYVDIEVRNETGEEQDIELRVKIAPHNFPKEGREDIAQVSATFLRPGSLNHTTRLTIQNPALWWSWDLGHPHLYTATVEVKMDGTIIDSSSEVFGIREITRDEKWQFRLNGERIFIKGNNYLSDQFLSLMTASQYEQDIQMMLDAYMNMTRLFAHAEKPEFYRLCDEKGIMIFQDLPFQWGYRSDGEFITRAADVARRYVEMLYNHPSVVLWCCHSESRLHDYNKLDNVLMETVKSIDVTRPIHKNSVLIDRGELPAFFATWEEFAKYVPNHLSVNWVGWYWGKITDAEFYNPMFITEYGTQSLPDEESLKKFIVEEKLWPLDMEAWRMRGFQNNIYTKMMGEYPTTLGELVERTQEYQVQFYKEHTEALRRKKYNNVNGIMQFHFVNTWPAIDWAIVDYYRRPKKAYYAVVHAFAPLQLSFAGHVERLENALRITMEAWVVNDYRRELEGHEISYRLLASDGTVIEERAVLAPLITPDSSRCFDQAVLDLPLTEEVYRIEGDLRDKEGNIIARNTKILFPRINEAEVETAAHVNAGL; from the coding sequence ATGCACCAGGAATGGAGCTTACGAGGGGTATGGCAATGCCTGCCCGATAAAGAGAATATATTGGAAAACGGCATCGAAAATAAAATCGTATATGCGCCTGAGATACACCCGTGGAAGGAGATTGTCGTGCCTTCTCACTGGCAGAAAGCGGGATTCGAACAGCATCAGGGTGCGATGTGGTATAGGAGGACATTCCTCGCGCCGAACAAGCAAGAGAATCTCGGCTATCACCTGCATTTTGGAGGCGTGGACTATTTCTCCGAAGTATGGCTGAATGGAATGTATCTGGGCGCGCACGAAGGGGATTTCGATCCGTTTGCATTTTCTGTAACCGGTTTCCTTCGCTTTGGCAAGGAAAACGAACTTATTGTGAAAGTCGTTTCCGCTATCGATAAGAAGCCGGAACGAAAAGAAATCGCCAAAGGCGGTTTATATCACTGGGATTGTTTGCCGGTGCGCCAGGAAGGACTGTCCGATTGTCCGGAAGTGCCGTCGGCAGCCAGCGCTCATTATCCGAATCCATTACTGAATCCGGGCGGCATCTGGCAGGATGTGACGCTAGTAGCGAAGCCCGTTGTTCATATCGAACGCTTGCGCATTACACCGCATCTACGCGATGAATATACAAAAGCAAACATATATGTTGATATAGAAGTACGCAATGAGACGGGTGAGGAGCAGGATATTGAGCTGCGTGTGAAGATTGCACCGCATAATTTTCCAAAAGAGGGTAGGGAAGATATCGCCCAGGTGTCAGCGACGTTTCTGCGTCCGGGAAGCCTGAATCACACGACACGTCTTACTATACAGAATCCTGCGCTATGGTGGAGTTGGGATTTAGGGCACCCTCATTTATATACGGCGACTGTAGAAGTGAAAATGGACGGTACTATTATCGACTCGTCAAGTGAGGTGTTCGGCATCCGTGAAATCACACGTGATGAGAAATGGCAATTCCGCCTGAACGGCGAGCGAATTTTCATTAAAGGAAACAATTATTTATCCGATCAATTCCTTTCGCTCATGACAGCTTCACAGTATGAGCAAGATATACAGATGATGCTTGATGCATATATGAATATGACGCGTTTGTTTGCACATGCGGAAAAACCGGAGTTTTACCGTTTATGTGATGAGAAAGGGATTATGATTTTTCAGGATTTGCCGTTCCAGTGGGGATATCGCTCAGATGGTGAATTCATTACCCGTGCAGCAGATGTAGCACGAAGGTATGTAGAGATGCTGTATAATCATCCGTCAGTCGTGCTCTGGTGTTGTCACAGTGAATCGCGTTTACATGATTACAATAAGCTCGATAATGTGCTTATGGAGACCGTAAAATCGATTGATGTAACGAGGCCTATACACAAAAACTCGGTACTTATCGATCGAGGAGAGCTGCCAGCGTTCTTTGCAACGTGGGAGGAGTTTGCTAAATATGTACCAAATCATCTAAGCGTTAACTGGGTTGGTTGGTACTGGGGCAAGATTACGGACGCTGAATTTTATAATCCGATGTTTATCACAGAATACGGAACGCAATCGTTGCCGGATGAAGAGTCGCTGAAGAAGTTCATCGTGGAGGAAAAACTCTGGCCGTTGGATATGGAAGCATGGCGCATGCGTGGGTTCCAGAATAATATCTACACCAAGATGATGGGAGAATATCCAACGACGCTAGGCGAACTGGTCGAGCGTACACAGGAGTATCAGGTGCAGTTCTATAAAGAGCATACTGAGGCATTGCGACGTAAGAAATATAATAATGTGAACGGAATCATGCAGTTTCACTTTGTTAATACGTGGCCTGCGATCGATTGGGCAATCGTGGATTATTATCGCCGTCCGAAAAAAGCCTACTACGCTGTCGTTCATGCGTTTGCACCGCTCCAACTATCCTTTGCCGGTCATGTGGAACGGCTTGAGAATGCATTGCGTATTACGATGGAGGCATGGGTGGTTAACGACTATCGTCGTGAATTGGAAGGACATGAGATTTCATATCGATTGCTTGCATCGGATGGTACGGTGATAGAGGAACGTGCCGTACTTGCGCCATTAATTACACCGGACTCCTCCCGTTGCTTTGATCAGGCGGTGCTCGATTTACCGCTGACGGAGGAGGTATACCGTATCGAAGGCGACCTGCGCGATAAGGAAGGAAACATTATTGCACGCAATACGAAAATTTTGTTTCCACGCATCAATGAAGCGGAAGTAGAGACAGCCGCACATGTGAATGCGGGCTTATAA
- the nagA gene encoding N-acetylglucosamine-6-phosphate deacetylase, with protein MAPASMLITGIRVYAEKGIINEGYVAIRNGKIHEVGQMAGCTDTDGYDRLFPFSNSYKLLPGMIDLHIHGAGGADTMDATHEAIQTIAARLPQEGTTSFLATTMTQEVKHIERALVNVADYRKQANGPGEAEILGVHLEGPFLSPKRAGAQPADKMLNPDIALFERWQRSAAGLIRLVTVAPELPGGMEFVSHLAQCGVVASVGHSDATYAEVAEGVRCGLKHVTHLFNGMRGLHHREPGVAGAALLHPELLAELIVDGIHVHPEMIKLVYQQKGRNGLTLITDAMRAKCLGEGTYELGGQEVTVQDGRALLSDGTLAGSIVKMKDAAANAMHFTGCTLEDIVYMTAVNPAKQLGLFASKGSIALGKDADLVVLDKNHEVVLTLCRGEIAFHAC; from the coding sequence ATGGCACCGGCAAGCATGCTAATTACCGGAATCCGGGTCTATGCGGAGAAAGGCATAATTAATGAAGGCTATGTGGCTATCCGAAACGGAAAAATCCACGAAGTTGGACAGATGGCTGGTTGTACGGACACGGACGGGTATGATCGGCTCTTTCCCTTCTCGAATTCTTATAAGCTTCTTCCCGGTATGATCGACTTGCATATTCACGGTGCGGGCGGAGCAGATACGATGGATGCTACCCACGAGGCTATACAGACGATTGCAGCACGGTTGCCTCAGGAAGGAACGACAAGTTTCCTCGCCACAACAATGACACAGGAGGTAAAGCATATCGAGCGTGCGCTGGTAAATGTCGCAGACTATCGCAAACAGGCAAACGGGCCGGGAGAAGCAGAGATACTAGGTGTGCATTTGGAAGGGCCATTTCTATCGCCCAAGCGAGCGGGTGCCCAACCGGCGGATAAGATGCTTAACCCAGATATCGCTTTGTTCGAGAGGTGGCAAAGAAGCGCTGCTGGGTTGATTCGACTTGTTACCGTAGCACCTGAGTTGCCAGGCGGCATGGAATTCGTATCACATCTGGCGCAGTGTGGTGTGGTGGCTTCTGTCGGACATTCTGATGCGACATATGCAGAGGTGGCAGAAGGGGTGCGCTGCGGCTTGAAGCATGTAACACATCTGTTTAACGGCATGCGTGGTTTGCATCACCGCGAACCGGGCGTTGCCGGTGCAGCCTTGCTCCATCCTGAATTGCTTGCTGAGCTGATAGTGGACGGTATTCATGTTCATCCTGAAATGATTAAGCTTGTCTACCAGCAAAAAGGACGGAACGGATTGACGTTGATCACGGATGCAATGCGAGCCAAATGCCTTGGTGAAGGAACGTATGAGCTGGGTGGACAGGAAGTAACCGTACAAGATGGTCGTGCTTTACTTTCGGATGGCACACTTGCCGGCAGTATCGTTAAGATGAAGGATGCAGCCGCGAACGCCATGCACTTTACCGGATGTACGCTCGAAGACATTGTTTATATGACAGCGGTAAACCCGGCTAAACAGCTTGGGTTATTTGCAAGCAAAGGAAGTATCGCTCTGGGCAAGGATGCCGATCTTGTTGTATTGGACAAGAATCATGAGGTTGTTCTCACGTTATGTAGAGGGGAAATCGCCTTTCATGCATGTTGA
- a CDS encoding YitT family protein, giving the protein MEYVQEYKVAHKKLTKAKILKRAFFIILGSILMAIGLEIFLVPNQIIDGGIVGISIILSHLTGMKLGIFLFVLNLPFLILGYKQIGKTFALSTLLGVTVMSIVTSFLHPVPELTEDPLLAAVFGGIILGIGVGMVIRYGGSLDGTEIIAIVFNKRLPFSVGETVMFFNIFILGSAGFVFGWDRAMYSLMAYFIAFKMIDVTIQGLDESRSVWIISEKHREIGDALLARLGRGVTYLNGEGAYTGDDKKVIFCVVTRLEEAKLKSIIEDIDEAAFLAVGAINNVKGGNFKKKDIH; this is encoded by the coding sequence TTGGAATATGTGCAAGAGTACAAAGTAGCCCATAAAAAGCTTACAAAGGCCAAAATTCTAAAGCGGGCATTCTTTATTATTTTAGGTTCAATCCTGATGGCTATTGGATTGGAGATTTTTCTGGTTCCTAACCAAATTATCGATGGTGGTATTGTAGGTATCTCTATTATTCTTTCTCACTTGACAGGAATGAAACTTGGCATTTTTCTTTTTGTTCTTAACCTTCCGTTTCTTATTCTCGGTTATAAACAGATTGGAAAGACATTCGCGCTCTCCACATTGCTGGGCGTTACTGTTATGTCTATCGTCACTTCCTTTCTTCACCCTGTACCGGAACTAACAGAGGATCCATTGCTAGCTGCGGTATTTGGTGGAATTATTCTGGGCATTGGGGTAGGAATGGTTATCCGTTATGGAGGTTCGCTTGACGGAACCGAGATTATTGCAATTGTCTTCAATAAACGGCTCCCTTTTTCGGTAGGAGAGACGGTTATGTTTTTTAATATTTTCATTCTTGGCAGTGCGGGTTTCGTCTTTGGCTGGGATCGGGCCATGTATTCACTGATGGCATACTTTATTGCATTCAAGATGATTGATGTCACCATCCAGGGGCTAGATGAATCGCGTTCCGTCTGGATTATTAGTGAAAAGCACCGTGAAATCGGTGATGCGCTACTTGCTCGCCTCGGACGTGGCGTCACTTACCTAAATGGGGAAGGTGCATATACTGGCGACGATAAAAAAGTAATTTTCTGCGTTGTTACTCGTCTGGAAGAGGCGAAGCTGAAATCGATTATCGAGGATATTGATGAAGCGGCGTTTCTGGCAGTTGGCGCGATTAACAATGTAAAAGGCGGAAATTTCAAGAAGAAGGACATTCACTAA